The nucleotide sequence tggtggccaggatttttgccagcaccttggcatctacattgaggagagatatgggcctgtatgaaccacactgctgggggtccttgtccctctttaagattaacgagatcagcgcccgcgacatcgtcgggggcaaagtctccccttcccacgcttcattaagtgtccgcaccagcaaggggcccactaggtccacaaactttttataaaattccaccgggaacccatctggccccggtgccttccctgactgcatctgcctgaTCCcgttaactagctcctccagctcaatcggcgcacccaacccctccacctgctcctcctgcaccttcggaaaagaaagcccgtcgaggaacctcatAGCAACCTCTTTCAACGCCCTGGGATGCAGAATATCAGGTCGCAGGGGACTTAACAACATTcagttccattaatttctccaatacaacCTTTTTActtatactaatttccttcaacttTACATTCCCTCTTGTCCCTTGGATCATTACATCTGGGAGATTTATTGTATCTTCCTTAGTGAAAGATATAAAGTAATCAACTTCTCTGTCATTTCTCTAttccccattatgaattctcctGAATATGCCTGTATCAGACCCACATTTGTCTTAGCCAAATATTTCCTTTTTACATACTTATAGGGGCTTATACAGTCTGTTTTTGCGTCTTTTGCTCGATTGCATTCACATTCTGTTCTTCCTTTCTTAATCAGCTTCATGGCTTTCCTTTGCGGTATTCTAAAAAAATCCCAATCCACAGGTTTACTGCTGGTTCTGGCAACTTTATAAACTTTTGTTTTTAATCTTCTACAATTCTTAATGTCCTCTGTCAACCACTGGCTTTTTTGCACCTTGAAGTTGCTGTAAGCTATGCAGTAGTTCTTTGAAGATTATCACCTGCCGATGCACAGTCATATCTTTTAatgtatttacccaatccaccgcaaccaatttagaacaaagaacagcacaggaacaggctcttcggccctccaagcctgcgccgaccatgctgcccgtctaacttcAAACcttcttgtggtgaatgtataatgcttaattcacactatatacCCTTGTgggctgtctgtgagccgttgtgcggttctgcccacagggggagatgaggagcttgtacagggctccacccttggctccgcccatggcgcctcccactaccagaagtataaagtgctgcggtcttgtgagtctgccctcagttcttcaggtcgcaggcaggctcagttgtaagtctattaaagccacagtttacttcctctcatgtctcgagtgaattgatggtcacatcaatttaatagacttaaaaaaaaactctatggaatcagccctcaaacctgatcgactagaactcgacccgcaggctgcagaatcgAAGGAattctttctacactggcttcggtgcttcaaggcctacctggctgcgtcgactacctccgctactactgcagagcagaaactcagtctcctgcacgcacgggtgagccatcgcatctctatgcaactcgatagtaccgactcgtacaccgaagccctcgctatactcgaccgactatacgtgcggcctgtaaatgaagtctacgcgcggcatattttcactacccgccgccagcgccccgcaaagtcgctagaggactacctgcgcgacctaaaagctcttgcacgggaatgtaactttcaggctgtaactgcctcccagcatatggaactcgctgtccgtgatgtgtatgttgcaggggtccggtctaactacgtgcgccagcgtttcctcgaaaaaggggcccagaacctggaggacactgtaacgctagcaacctcgctggaggtcgcgtttcaaagtttgaactcattcccagctgaccacgcgaccccgtcgtggacccccgaccagagactgccccaggcctgcactgcgCGGCCACCCACCAACTATGGagtgccagcgtgccatttttgcggtcagccccaacacccacggcagcactgtccggcccgcaacgcgacctgcagcagctgcggtcgaaaaggacattttgctaaggtatgcctgtctaaatctaaaccctctaactctcccgctATCCCGAGCAAtcactcccccaactcgcaggcccgcagaccccgcaatgttgcagcgtgtctgccgactccgcctccgcccgacatgtgcgactcatgggggccgccatcttggcaattctcccccatgcggccggccatgtgcgagtcatgggagccgccatcttcctcgccgcccaccacgtgcaatccatggggcggccatcttggacgccatcttcttcatcacccgccacgtgcgatcaatgtgggccgccatcttggccatcacccgatgttcatctcgacgactacgacctctgcagacagtcatcacggggccactccagcactgctgatcaagccaccgactacccgcaactcaactttggaccagtcgtggccaaagcacctcaggagctcgatgacgtcctttcaggtcaacggatacaagacaccgtgcctcttcgactccaggcgCATCGAGAGCTTtgtgcatccagacctggtaagacgatGTTCGCTCCCCATCTTCcctgcgcggcaaactatctccctcacctcgggttcgcactcggtccaaatacaagggcgcaccgttgcgacattaacaatacagggcgccagctactctaatttccagctgtacgtactcccagacctctgcgcccccttcCTACTCaggctcgattttcaatgcaatcttagaagcctcacattcagcttcggtggacccctaccccctgtcactatatgcagcttagcgactctaaaaatcaacccccctccactcttcgctaatctaacggctaactgcaaacccgttgccactcgcagcaggcggtataacctgcaggacagggtatttatcagagctgaAGTCCAGCGGTTCCTACGTGAgcgagtcatagaggccagtaacagcccctggagagctcagttggtggtcgtcaagaccggggaaaagttccggatggtggttgattacagccagaccattaaccggttcacataCCTCGATgagtaccccctcccccgaattgcagacatggtcaaccagatcgcccagtaccgcatattctccacggtggatctgaagtctgcataccaccagctcccaatccgcccggaggaccgccattacacagcgtttgaggcagatggccgccttttctatttcctccaggttccttttgacatcacgaatggggtctcggtgttccaaagagcaatggaccgaatggtgggccagtatgggctgcgggccacgtttccgtatctggataacgtcaccatctgcggccatgaccagcaggaccacgacgccaacctccaccgatttctccaaaccgcccagaaactcaatctcacatacaataaggagaaatgtgttttccgcacaaccagactagccatcctcggctatgtcgtggaaaacggagtcctgggccctgacccggaccgtatacaactccctctccctcattgttccagggccctcaagaggtgcctttgatttttctcctattacgcccagtgggtcccccagtgtgcggacaaagcccgcccactatttaagaccacactcttcccactgtcagccgaggcccgccaggccttcaactgcatcaaggacgacatcgccaaagccgccttgcgggcggtggatgaatccgtcccctttccggtggagagcgacgcctcagaggtcactctcgctgccactctgaaccaggcagggagaccagtagctttcttctcccgaaccctctccgcttcagaacttcgacactcctcagtcgaaaaagctcaagccattgtggaagccgtacggcactggaggcactacctcgcaggtaggaggtttaccctcatcaccgaccagagatcggttgcctttatgttcgacaacttgcaacggggcaaaataaaaaatgataaaatcttgaggtggaggatcgaactctccacctataattatgacatcatatatcggccggggaagcttaacgagcccccagatgccctgtcccacggcacatgcgccagcgcgcaagacgaccgattacaggctatccacgatgacctctgccacccgggggtcacccggctcgcccactacatcaaggcccgaaatctgcctttctccactgaggaggtaaaagccatcaccagggattgcccgatctgcgcggatgCCGCACTTCTATAAaccagacaaggcccatctggtaaaggcttcccagccctttgaacgcctgagcatcgatttcaaagggcccctcccttcgaccaatcgaaatgtgtacttcctcaacgtcatagacgaattctcccgtttcccatcccatgccccgatatgacctcccatacagtcatcagagccctacaCAGTGTCTTCACCATGTTCGGCTTCCCctgctacgtccacagtgacaggggtccGTCCTTCATGAgggacaagctgcgtcagtacctgctcgagaagggtatcgcctcgagcaggactaccagctataaccccagggggaacgggcaggtggagagggagaacgcgacggtctggaagactgtcctactgaccttACGgttcaggaatctcccgacctcccactggcaggaggtcctccccgacgcgctccatgcaattcggtccctcctgtgtacagccactaatcagacccctcacgagcaattatttgttttccctaggggcactactacGGGGCtttgctcccatcttggttgaggacacagggcctggttctcctccggaagcacgtccggatacgtaaaacggacccactagtagaaagggtactactgctacaggggcagcagggtagcatggtggttagcataaatgcttcccagctccagggtcccaggttcgattcccggctgggtcactgtctgtgtggagtctgcacgtcctccccctgtttgcgtgggtttcctccgggtgctccggtttcctcccacagtccaaagatgtgcaggttaggtggattggccatgctaaattgcccgtagtgtcctaataaaaaaagtaaggttaagggggggttgttgggttacaggtatagggtggatacgtgggtttgagtagggtgatcatggcttggcacaacattgagggccgaagggcctgttctgtgctgtactgttctatgttctatgttctactcaaacccacactacaccTTTATAcaacaccccgatggccgtcaggacaccgtttccctccgggacctggcgcctgcaggatccaccaccacagCCGAGGCACCCCTCAAACTACACCCCATCcgaccccccacaccctgcgcccccacgcctacaggtttactgcgccccccttcgcccgtcgcaccggtcaggaacgaagctctgaatgaaccacccccggagtccaccctcagatccacaccgcccatcagcacacagccatctgaagcggctgcaaccccagtgctccgccgatcccagcggacgactcggcaaccggaccggctcaatctgtagacccgtcaccctcgccggacttgaatttttttatagggggtgaatgtggtgaatgtataatgcttaattcacactatatatcattgtgtccttgtgggctctgtctgtgagccgttgcacggctctgcccacagggggagatgaggagcttgaacagggctccaccctcggctccgcccagggcctctcccactaccggaagtataaaggctgcggtcttgtgagtctgccgtcagttcttctggtcgcaggcaggctcagttgcaagtctattaaagccacagtttacttcctgtcatgtctcgagtgaattgatggtcacatcacttctacacttccggggtttgtatccctctattcccatcgtattcatgtatttgtcaaaacgccccttaaacgtcactgcttccaccacctcctccggcagcgagttctaggcacccactaccctctgggtaaaaaactttccttgcacatctcctcgaaactttgctcctcgcaccttaaacctatgtcccctagtaattgactcttccactctaggaaaaagcttttgactatccactctgtccatgcccctcatagttctgtagacttttatcaggtcgcccctcaacctctgtcgttccagtgagaacaaaccaaatttatcaaacctctcctcatagcttttttctttttataaatttagagtacccaattcattttctttccaattaaggggcaatttagcatggccaatccacctacactgcaattGTAGGGGTGcgaccatgcagacacaggaagaatgtgcagactccatacagtgacctgagccgggatcgaacacgggtccttggtGTGTGaggcctctcctcatagctaatgccctccgtaccaggcaacatccttgtaagcctctcctgtaccctctccaaagcctccacatccttctggtagaccagaagtaataataataattgaatGCTATATTCCAAGTATgccctaactaagattctatacagctacagcatgacttgccaatttttatactcaaattTGTCCTCATGCCGtcataatttattttattcaactGCCTTCAAGTTAAACTTCCACTTTCAAACATAATGTCTGTCCCAAAAATGGGGAGTGAGTGATATCAAACACATTTTGTCATAAGGAAGGTCAAAAGCCCACTCACAGAGGCAGATATTAAGGGGCGTCTTAAAATGAGGAGAGAAAATTAGAGAGAGGTGATTCGAGAGGGAACCACAGGGCTTCGGGGCGAGGCAGCTGAAAGCAGCGCCGCCAATAGCCGAGTGATTACCAGTGAGGCCAGAGTTAGAAAATGCAGAGATtgtggaggcggttacagaggtagggacaggaaaggccacggggggggggggattcgaaaATAAGAATGAGAATTTAAAACATTTAGGCTCGTTATAATGGGCTGCCCATGAGTGCACTATTCCTTCAACCATGACATACGGTAGGAGTGAGCTATAAGGTTAACAAAAGGCATTATAAtccagtagcagagtggttagcattgttgcttcacagtgccagggacccgggttcgatttgcggcttgggtcactgtctgtgtggagtgtgcatgttctctccgcgtctgtgtgggtttcctccgggggctccggtttcctcccacaattcctgaaagacgtgctgttaggtgatttggacattctgacatctccctccgtgtacccgaacaggcgccggaatgtggcgactgggggcttttcacagtaacttcattgcagtgttaatgtaagcctgcttgtgacactaataaagattatataataTGCTGAACTATTTTTAAATATACACTATGTATATATTacatatatattgaaagaaagagCTTGAaactaaaaatatttttcaaatgtaGCCAGTTGGATTTTTAATTGGAATTTATTTCTATTCACAAGCAATAAAAGTGAAACGCTGATAATCAACACTTTCCCCCCTTCTTTTCATGGACCTGATCTTCACATTCGAAGATGACTGCATTTCAGCTCTGGCATCCTTGGTCTCCGTTTGATGAGAATTTTCAGTGGGTCAGATACAGTACAAATCCCTTTGGGCAACTAGATGGAGCAGAGACAATACAGATGCCCTCACCGTCAGACCAGGAGGTGGCCCTCTACCTGCAAGACGACGTTGCAACCGATGACTCGAATCTCCTGCACCTTCTTGGTGAAACGGGAAAGGTTAATCCCGAGAGGTGTTACACATCAGAAGCCGAGTACGACACCACCGTGGTTATACATAAACCTCATCCCATCAAACTCAGCTCTGTTGATTCAGTGTTTGGAAGAGCCATCACCACCAAAGCACCAAAGCGGGCGGGGGACTTCTGTGCTTCAGAAGGTTCAGCTTTCACCGAGATCAACATCAGCCCCCCCATGCCCTCGTTAGCTGCTCAGTATAAATTTAACTTCATCATGATGATTTACAGGCAATTGTTAAGGGCCGTCGCCTTGATTTACACAGCTTACCAGAAATGTTTTTACCTGTTACAACAACAAATTTGATACTTCCAAAACTTGTTTCTtgaaagaaattttttttaaaacttaaaactGTGTATTCTTTTATCCCCGTTACTCTTCTCTACGGATGCCTTCAGCCAGGTTAGCAGAGTAAACGCTGGACTTTTTCGCAACTGCTGTTGTCACTGGGTAGAAGTGGCTCTGTTTTTTTCCCTTAGAGGTACAAGCTTGGGAGGCATCACAATGGTTGCAACCGTGTCCTTTAAAACATGTTCCTTCAAACAAAATCATGCACTGGGCATAAAATCACTTAACGTTAAGTTTTGCCATTCCTGCTGCTTTGTGTGTATTCAGGAAAAGCTGAACGAATATCACGATGGAAGTGTGGAATTTCATTCATTCCTCTTGCGGCTGAGAATTGAGCGACTCTAGGCCATGATCGGATGTGATGACAAGTGTCTTTTCTCGGACACAACACAGTCAAATAGGGTGAAATACAACAACTTATTACGacactattttctttttttcaaatcaAGTTTTAGAGAAATCAGAGATTAAGAATGACTAAAATAAAACTGACATTTTTTAATTACTTGCTGTTTCCAGCAGTTTTTATGTTTATTCACACAGTATTTCAAGACATTGAACTGTAGACACAGTTCAAAAGAAAGCTTGATTCACTTTTGCTGAGGCCACATTGCCAAGCACAATCTCCTTCCACTGGGGGCAGTTACCAGGTACCAGGTTTGGGGCCCAGGTGCCTCTGAGCAAAGGAAAGCGTGACAGGTTCTGCTGTTGTCTATTTATTTCCCGTGGATTGCCAACATGTCATGGTGAAGGGGCTTGAGTGTTCCGTTGATCCCGGGAACGATGCGGTCGGGAGTCTTAAActcctggcagggtcacccatgaTGGTAAGATCAGAgggggaggaaccagacaaagcgCAATCCAAAACAAGTCTTCAACGGCAGATATGGGGCAGAAGATACTCGTATGGTATCAATGGGCTGCGATGGCGGAGGAAGGTTGTAGCAGTACACAGGACTCCAGTCATCAAGGTTCCCTTGCCACAGGAACTATACCTGCCTTCTCAAAaagaaccttgggctggattctccatcagcggaatcctccgtttcgccggcagtgcTCTCACGCatgcggatttcccaacggcacGGGCGTGCCCATAAAAGGAAACCCCATTGTCCGGCTGGAgagacagaggatcccgctgccggcggggggggggcggcgctgcACCAGAAATCAGTTACGATgggagagagaatcccgccccgtgtgtCTGCTGATGCGCAACCGCATACCCACATTAAATGACGTCCGGCACCAGGCGTCCACCGAGGGAAAACCACACCACTTCACACAGCTTTGGAATGACATGTAGGCgatggagtttgattcagtttgaATAGCAGCATATGCAGATAAAACACATGTGGCAGTACATTGCAATTTAACACCCTTCTTTCATTTGGGTGTATTGTCGGATATACGCCCAAGGCCTGCGGTGCattgtgttacgacaccctggggatcaattccagccccacttgacccgaagcctcaacacaattgaaattaacaattaattcttagaaaatattcgaagtctttggctgcccattaactgcagtcaccagatttgtaaatttaaacacaagttttattaataacaatacatATGAGTAAATAGACAGCAAACTCAACTTGGTAACTATTATCTAGttcctgacccccatcccccctttaactcacccacaccctcctctATGGACACACAAGATTAACAAACACAGAATACAacatttggccaattcattgaccaccagccaaccaatcaaaccaaagtCCTCTGAGCTCTTGgatgccagaaagtctgagttctgttaAAAAGCTAAGCTCAATAACACAGTGCACTATTATGCAGCTTTTGAGTTCCTTATTTCGTCTGCTCGACTTAAAAAGGTATATgttcattaaatatccatggatcaaaacgatgacaacaaagtaaaataaaagggaaataagggaatcaacaggagggCCTTTACAATTGTAGCTCCAATGTCAGTCTGTACAATTCCCACACATTAatattccagaaggcatttgataaggtgccacttcAACGATTATTGCGGAAAACAAAGGGCCATGGTGTAGAGGATAATATACTGGCACAGACAGAAgactggttagctaacaggaagcagagggtagccataaatggttatttttctggttggcaggatgtgaccagtggtgtgccatttagatttgggtttattgtcacatttaccgaggtacagtgaaaagtattgttctttaTACAGtgcaaacagatcattccgtacatgaaaataaaacataGGACATAAGATAGaatcacaatgtaaatatatagccaCAGACATTGGGTGGAGCATACGGATTGCAGTACTATTCAGtacagaagatgtgtgaagagatcagttcagacgataagagggtcattcaggagtctggtaacagcggggactgTATTTGAATCTGATACacgtttgtatcttctgcccgatggaagaagttggaagagagaataaccgaggtgggaggggtctttgattaccttgcccgctttcctaaggcagcataatcaaaaatcaGCCGGGTTATCAGGGTTAGGTTGGAGGTTAATTAGATcgatggtgggacaggctcaaagggccaagtggcttactcctgttcctaactcATATGTTCGCATGATACATGGATAGTTCGTCATTGTTAGACTGAACATAGAATTTCACTAATAATACTAATTAATGGCCTGTTTCAATAGCACCCCATCACTTGCTGTTTGGAAGACCTGTGATATGAAGCCCTCATAGCATTTTCTACCTGTTTTGAATTTAGCTGTGTCAATATTATATAGTAAGGTGGCATGAGACCATGGTTCTGAGAtcacgaatagatcagccatgatcttatagaatggcggagcaggctcgaagggccggacggtctacttctgctcctagttcttatgagtgAAGGCACATGTACAGACAGGCCTATCAAtatgcatgggggagggggggggggggggggggggggggagagaaagagagggagagagagaaagggcagATCAATCCCTACACTGTATATGTGTCAATGCTTATGGAACAGTAATGGCCCCCATGCTCCTATATGCTTTGGAGACTATGGATAACCTACAGCATGCATCTCAAAGCATTGGTGAAGtacacacaaactaggaacaggaggtcacttagctcttcgagcctgcgccgccattcaataaaGTCACGGCTGATTGGATTGgaacctcaattccacattccagccgacccctgataacctttcacccccttggcaATTGAGTAACACTGCAAGATCTTCCAAATCTGGAGGCAAGAAGGGTGGTCCAACGTAAGCAAGGCAACATGCTAAGCATCGAGGCGTTGATCCTTCAAAAGCAGCTCTGAtggacattttgttttatttatttttttaaaaatcgcttattgtcacaagtaggcttcaaatgaagttactgtgaaaagcccctagtcgccacattccggcgcctgttcggggaggctggtacgggaatgtcatGACATGTCATGTGTATACCTGATACCAGAACCATGAACTCTGAACTCAGTCTCAGCAGGAGGACAGTGGAAATGCTTCAGGGATGTActcaaagcatccctgaaggGGTCAAACGTTTCCAACAATTCATGTCAGACCC is from Scyliorhinus canicula chromosome 11, sScyCan1.1, whole genome shotgun sequence and encodes:
- the LOC119974013 gene encoding FANCD2 opposite strand protein-like, with the protein product MTAFQLWHPWSPFDENFQWVRYSTNPFGQLDGAETIQMPSPSDQEVALYLQDDVATDDSNLLHLLGETGKVNPERCYTSEAEYDTTVVIHKPHPIKLSSVDSVFGRAITTKAPKRAGDFCASEGSAFTEINISPPMPSLAAQYKFNFIMMIYRQLLRAVALIYTAYQKCFYLLQQQI